GGCTGGACTCTGCGGGAACCCTTCAGTTTACAGGGGAAGAAACGGGGGCCAGCAAGGGAGAAGTCGCTTGTCCTGTTACAGGCCTAGAACCTGACTTTCTAGTCAGGTGCTCTTTCCACCTACTATAGAGTATACTGTGCGTGGCAGAGGCTGGTGCTGGAGGAAAGGAAAGCTAGGTGGCAGGAACACCTGTAGCACCTTCGTTTTTCTACCCTCAGGGCCTAACACAGTGTCTTGTGCATAATCACTCACCAAATGGTTTTTGAAGGGAAGCTTTGGCAGGTCCAGCAACACTGTCCCCAGAAAAGTTTAAGGGAATGTGGGCAGGGCAAATGTAGAAATAGTTTGCTTTAGCAGCCGAGAGTGAACCTCAGACAAACTCTTCCCGTGTATCTGGTTTAAATCTCCCGTAGGCGTCAGTCCAGGCCCTGAATGGCTGGTCTCCAGCGGTTGGCGTCACATCTGCCTGTGGGCGTTATGCTCCCACATAATACAACGGAAGCTCCAGGGCCCCACTCAGCCAAGCAAGACTCTTACGAACAAGGTGACTCTTCCCAGCAGTCCTTGAAGGGGCACCTGAGGAACAATTTCCAGAAGCAGCTTTTGAGCAACAAAGAGTTGATTCTGGATAAAGTCTATACTCACCCCAAATGGAACACCCAAACAAAAGCCCGGAGCTACTCCTATCCCCACTGTACTGGAATCAGCCAGCAAGATCCAGAAAGTGATTCCCAGGGCCAAGGAAATGGTTTGTTTTACTCGTCAGGCCCTCAATCCTGGTATCCCAAAGCCAATAACCAGGACTTTATCCCCTTTACAAAGAAACGAGTTGGAGTGGACCGGGCGTTCCCATTGAAACCCATGGTCCACAGGAAGTCGTGCAGTACAGGTGAGGCTGGCACTGATGGGGACCATAATGTCTACCCAAGGCCCCCTGAGCCGAGAGAGTTTTCATCTAGGAACTTTGGTGTGAGGAACCAGGGCAACTTTTCTGTGGTTGGTACTGTTCTTGCTGCCACGCAGGCGGAGAAGGCCGTGGCAAACTTTGACAGGACGGAGTGGGTGCAGATCCGAAGACTAGAAGCTGCAGGGGAGAGCTTAGAGGAGGAAATCCGAAGAAAGCAGATTCTCCTGAGGGGAAAGCTGAAGAAGACAGAGGAGGAACTCAGAAGGATCCAGACGCAAAAGGAACAGGCCAAGGAAAATGAAAACGGAGAGCTACAGAAAATTATACTCCCCAGGAGCAGAGTTAAAGGTAATAAAAGCAACACCATGTACAAACCTATCTTCTCCCCAGAATTTGAGTTTGAGGAAgaatttagtagagacaggagagAGGATGAAACTTGGGGACGGTCTCAACAAAATTCAGGTCCATTCCAGTTCTCTGATTATAGAATCCAGAGGCTCAAAAGGGAAAGGCTGGTAGCAAGCAATAATAAAATTCGAGACCCAGTCTCAGAGCCATCGGTGGAGAAATTCTCCCCGCCTTCAGAAACACCAGTCGGTGCTTTGCAGGGATCCGCCAGAAATTCCAGCCTGTCCATGGCACCAGACTCCTCAGGTTCCAGCGGCTCCATTGAAGAGCCACAGCTGGGTGAGTGCAGCCACTGTGGGCGCAAATTCCTCTCGTTCAGGCTGGAGAGACACTCCAACATCTGCAGCAGGATGCGGGGTTCCAAGAGGAAAGTGTTTGACTCCTCCAGGGCCCGGGCTAAGGGCACAGAACTAGAGCAGTACTTGAACTGGAAGGGGCCAGCTTCAGCCAAGGTAACAAGAGCCTTATGGATGTGACTTGGTGTGGTGATCATTGTAGGGGTCTGTTTTGTCATCATCAGTTTTCTTTAGGGAAAATTCATGTGTCATGTAGGAAGAATTGACGTCTAGAATTAACATTTCTTGATTACTACTGTATGCCAGCATTGTGACGGGAGCTTTTCATGTGATCTCCACATTATCTCTCATTGTATCAGTTCAAAAATCAAGACTTGGACaggctaagtaacttgcttgaggtcacaAACAGCTTTAAGTGGCAGAGTCGGCATATAAATCTTGGTTGGAATGACTAAAAAATCTAGACATAGAATTTGTGTCCTTtggattataaaagtaataaaagtttactgtagaaaatttaaaagacacaaaaaatctaaagaaaaaaatgcagcctTTTGTCACCTGGAGAGAACTCCTCACTCTTTGCAATGTATTCTGCCACTTCCCAAGACTAGGATCTGTGACCATTCCTTTAACTATTCACTCTTTTAAGGTTAGCTCAGTGTTAACATAGCTTCTTAGTAAATAGATGAAACACAATTAAGTTTGGAATTCTTTTTCTGCCCATTTAGAATGTAAACACCTTGAAGGTAAAAAGGACTTTCTTTCTGGTTATCTTACAAACCATGCCCTTGCCAATTATTTCTCACTTTAGAAAAACCAGGTTGGAAAAAGTAAGGGTTTCGTGACACTTACATGATAAATTTAGGTGAACTTCATAGGCACATTTGGACATATCTGGAGAAGATTGTCTCATAAATGAATGACATGTCAAGGTTGTGCCACTTGGTTTATAAAATGGTTATTTCTCAAGGTGTGGCATGCTGACAAActttattttagtagttttagTGTTTAGTGTTGTATTAGAAAAATTGATTCGTCGTTTAGTGTTATATtaggaaaatataacaatatattaagCCCCTGATTTCCAGGGATCatgaatttacagaaaaatattaattagttGTAAGGATGAAGTGAAAGTGCAGATGATTGAAGTTTGGGAAAGCGTAGATCATATGATCTCAGAGGCCCCATCTAGTTCTAATATTCCAGAAGAATAAGAGAGTgtcattctgttttcatttcttcccaaCCCTCCCTCCGCTGTGCTGGCACCTCTTGTCCATTGGCACTTTACAGTTTCTGTGTATTTGCTGGAGCCTTTAAAAACTCACATTTATATGATGGTTGTTAGAAGAAATTGTTTACAATTAGAGTTCTTTCTTTTAGTAGTTTGGAGAAATCACAAGGAAGTCCCATCCATGTTCAGAGATCATCTCCCTGAAATCTAGtttccaaagaagaaatcagCATTTTGCTCTTGCAGATAATAATATGATCACCACTTactgttttttcctgttttctttcagttCAACCCAGTAATCCACTGGGAATTCACTCTATGTCCCACTGTAGCGATTTATTTTTGGCCAGAGCCTAAAAGAATCTTGTGTTTCTTAAATTCGTAAATACAGTTACGGTGAAGCAAAATAATTAGGTTCCTGAGATCAGATGCTCCAGCTTTATGGCAACTAGTTTGTGGGAATGTGTGACATTGAGGACACCAAGACAGAAGGGACCTAGACTAAGATGCACCTGCACCACCCTGGTAATGTCTCAAATCTTATTCCACAGTGCTGTGCCTTTGGAAGCTGAGTGGTTGTACCTTCCTGTCATTCCTCTAGAGTACTCAAGAACAGGTGATTTTCCTGGTATCCTTTAATCTTCACGTAACTCCCAGCAGACGTACACCCTGTCTCTCTCCTGGACTGTAAGCATTTTTGAGGACAGGGAACATATTTTGTGCTTTGTGCTTAATAAGTGTTAACTGAATAGAATTTCAGTACAATGAGGAATAAAATTATAGGAATTAGAGTATAAGAAGTAAATTACTAAAGGATCTCATATACTTGAGGAACTTTCCCCTGATCAAATTCTTTGAGAGGAACTTTCCCCTgatcaaattctttttttgagaccgagtctcgccctgttgcccaggctggagtgcagtgacgcgatctcggctcactgcagcgatcttggctcactgcagcctccacctaccgggttcaagcaattctctgcctcagtctcctgagtagctgggattacaggtgcccgccaccacacccagctaatttttgtatgtttagtagagacggggtttcaccatcttgcccaggctggtcttgaactcctgaccttgtgatccacacgcctcagcctcccaaaatgttgggattacatgcatgagccaccgtgcctggtcttcGAATTCTTTTAAAGGTTCCTGGATACCATCGCTAATACTCTCTTGCCTTCTTGTCTGTTTTGGCAAGAGACTTTCTGGAAggatcctttcttttcctttgatagTATCTCTTCCTATTATTCATCATTAACAATGCCAGATCACCAAGAGCTagttgtcttttttctctttaaaaaatttaatagtgtttgcatgcatttaaaaaacatgtaGTACTGAATGACCTATAATGGAACCCCTAATTCAGCCCCCGGAGGCAGCCTTCAGTTCTGTTAGATGGTTCTTCTGGTCTGCCTTtccatatttccaaataatatgcttattttcttgatttatcaattttctacattacctgtttttttttgttttgttttgttttttttgagacggagtctctgtcgcccaggctggagtgcagtggcttgatcttggcttactgcaaccttcacctcccgtgttcaagcaattattgtgcctcagcctcctgagtagctgggcttacaggcgagtgccaccacgcccggctaatttttgtatttttagttaagacagggtttcaccaagttggccaagttggtcctgaactcctaacctcaagtcatctgcccacctcggcctcccagagtgctgggattacaggcgtgagccacggtgcctgttCTACCTGGTAACTTCTTATGGAAGCTGGGAGTGAAGTTCTCTTTCATATTCCCTCTCTCCTactgttctctttctcttatcCTTCCACTGTAGTCGAATCACAATTTTTGGTTAAAAGTAGTTAGCTTTCACATTGTAATGATCAAGTAAATTTTGTTCATTAATGAGTGAACAAATTCTGTCTCTGCCCACATGTACCTAAAATTAATAATGgacgtatgttttcatttccttcattttctacATACCTGTCTTTTTCTCCCCCGCAACGATCCATCTGATATCAGACATCTGTTAACGTTTTTGTAATGCTCAAACACCTCTCATAATCTatcagtttgattttttaattctgaaaacctCCCTTCAGCCACTCTGATCCCTTCTGCTCCAACCTGGACTGGGTATTCTCTAGGCCTGGTGCAAACTCATTCTCTTGGAACTTCTCTTTGCTTCTCTTCTTTGTTGGGTCCTCTGTTTCCAGCATCCtgtgtcttcctttttcttgcaTTACTCCTTCCTTTGCTGAAGCTTACTAAGAAGGGTGCATAGCAGGTATATTGTCTTGGAATGAATGACACTATCTATATGACAGGCTCCCATTTGATGATTTGGCTAGGTACAGAATTCTAGGAGGAAAATGATTATCTGTTAGAACTTTTAAAGTATTTCCCACTAGCTTTTAGCATCCAGTGTATTGTTGTGAAATCTAATGCCATTTTGATTCCTGTTCCATTacaagaaacctttttttttaaaaggctacgggattctctatttattttgaaattctgaaACTTTACAATAATTGTGCTAGATACTTGGTAAGCCATTTCAATCTCAAAATGTGTGACCTTTAATTCTAGGAATGTTAATTGTATTATTTCCTTAATAATTTTCTCCTcaccaggtgctgtggctcacgcctataatcccagtactttgggaggctgaggcaggtggatcacctgatctcatgtgttcaagaccagcctgaccaatatggtgaaaccccatctctactaaaaatacaaaaattagccgggcgtggtggcgcacgcctgtagtctcagctacttgggaggctgagataggagaatcgcttgaatctaggaggctgACGTTGCAGtcaaccaagattgcgccactgcactccagcctgggtgacaaagcaagactccatctcaaataacaacaacaacaaaaacaaaacaaaacaaaacaacaataattttCTCCTCGTGCTTTCTCTGTTCCTTCTGCAACTCTTATTGGTCACATGTTGGACTTCCAGGATtaactttctaattttctaatcttttctttttactttccatCTTGATCTTTTTTCCcattctgagaaattttcttGACATTAGTTTacaacatttctatttatttatttatttattttttgagacagggtcttgctctgtcgcccaggctggagtgcagtggcatgatcttggctcactgcaacctctgcctcctaggttcaagcaattctcctgcctcagcctcctgaatagctgggactacaggcgtgtgccaccacgcccagctaattttgtgtatttttagtagagatgggatttcaccgtcttagccaggatggtcttgatttcctgaccttgtgatctccccacgttggcctcccaaagtgctgggattacaggcgtgagccatcacacctggcctctatttaaataatttttatttttagctatcAAAGTTTTAATTTACAATAGTTCTTTCTGGTTCTCTGGTTGTCTTTTTTTCACAGTATACTCTTCTTGTTTTATGGACACAATCTCTTCTAATACTCATTTTGTTGATATGGtctcatgttaaaaaaaagttttcttctgcCACCTGCCTTGTTGCTGCCTCCTAAGTTTTTGTTTGTGGACTTTTTGGCTCTTTTTCTTGTTAGAGCTTTTAGCAAATATCTGATGATTCCTGGCTGTCCTTTCATATTTAAGCTTAAGTGGGGCTCATTGACTAAGGATCTTCATATTAAGGTTCCCAGATAGTGAGTCTTTTAATTAGCGTTTCCCAAGGTCAGTATCTGAAGGCTTTTCTCTGGACTGTTCTGTGTATCCAGAGTACCCCTCTTTTTCCTATGAGGATGCCAATATGCTTGGTACTCTGGGGGCTGAGTGGGGGAAGGAGGCTGACAGTTCGATAATTTGGTATGTACACTTGTACTTAATCCCCATTTTCAGCCCCAAGATTAACCCAGTTCCACGTGTCTAGATTTCCTGAGTCAGAAATCTGTGTGGTTCAATTTCTCCAGAGAATAAATCCTTGCTCTTCTGTGAGTGTGCTTGGGTGTTGAACACTTGGATGCATAAGGTGGGAGGAGCCGTGGGGTCCTACTTGTTTTCAGTCCTGTACCTCCTTACTTTCCACTATCGGGTACTTCCAAGCACTGAACCTCTCAGGTTCTGTTGGGAAAGTGGCTTGCCTCTCAGCAGTACCTCCTTTGCAGGCCCTTGGTTTGCCTCAACGCTGGCAAGTCAGTTACCGCTGTTGCTCCTTTCCTGTTCTCTTTGACCTTGCAGATTAGtacccttttcattttcttactgttaTTCTACAAGAGACTCAGGAAGGAGATAGGTGCCAACTTGAATGATCAGTCTCCCTTTTACATTACAGGCTGAACCTCCTCAGAAGAGCAACTGGAGATAGAAGCATGAATCTTTTATCCATACGTTCCGCCAGGCTCGAGAGGTCCAGCAGGTAACTGCCAAAGGTGGAAACTGTTCACACTTGCCTCCCATCCTGCCTGCAGAAAACCCAGACTGCATTCAGTGTCCTCAGTGTAGCCACCACTTTGCTCCCAAGGTGGCTGAGCAACACATTCCCAAGTGTAAGACCATCAAGAACTGTCTTCCACCTCTAAGGAAGCATTATAGTTGAGCAGACAACAATGGAAACTTTTGGATAGTTCAGAAAGCTCTGCTTCTCTTCAGCAGTAAATGGGAGTAGAATTTGATGCAAAGCAGAAAGAAATCAAACAGCTCCCAGATCTGCCTGCAGAGCTAAAATCTGTGAGGAGAGAGCCACTGCTaagcagcaggaggcagaaggaAGCCCCAGCTTCCCACTAAATTACAACCTTGGGCTGGTATGCTTTATGTTATTGCCCTCAGAATTGATGGGTGAAGACACTGAAGAGTCATGAGCAGGCtccattaaagctcttttcttgcATGCCTGACTTGTGGTTTGTGCTAGTTAAGTGCCTGCATCTGGTTCTGCCTTCTTGTCACTGCATGTATGTTCAGAGTTCCTGTTAACTCTTGCTTTTGTAGAAGCTGGAGTTATTAGGATGTGTTGGTGTCAGAGGGGCATGATCACCCAGATAGTAACTCTTATAAAAGATAATACAATTTTGCTATAAGGCATTATTAATGGAAATCTATCCTTGGTCTCCCTGGTGCATAAGCCTGGCCAAAACCCAATACAAGTATGTAAGGTTAAGGCACCAATGTCTCCTAAACCTTCCCTATGGTGTACTGTGTAATAAAGGAAAGATCTTTATGTACTTTACAGGGTAGGGATGGGTGTTGGGGGGGAAACACATTATACTTCTCTCTACTTGTTCTTTTCTAATGGGTTTCATATGTTAAGAAAGAAACCTCCATTTTAGCTGTTAGTAGCACTCTACTTTCAAATCGGTTTGGCTAAATGACTGTTTAGAGGCAGCAAAATCTACCATCAAAGCAAGCTGAGacaggctggtcatggtggctcattcctataattccagcactttgggaggctgaagtgggaggattgcttgaggccaggagttcaagagcggcctcgacaacaaagcaagaccccatctcaaaacaaaacaaagctgggACACTGCACAGTGTCACATGCCCTTGGCAATTATAGCATAGTCAACTTCTATTTCAGAGAGTAAACTTTGAAGGGAAAGGGAtcaaatctttttaattttctctgtgtAGAATATTGCCTAGCACAAGTTAGACCTTCAATTAGTGAGGTCTGgagatttaaaattaaacaagaagatGAGTGAGTCCTACACTAGTGAAATCAGAGAACTGATAAGTTAATGTCTGCGAGAGTATTATCAGTTCAGATAGGAGTGAAGTTAGCACAACAGATAGAAATCTTAGGATTACTGTTCTGTATTACTCAAATTGTTAGTTTAAAATACTGGAGAAAAACTGCTCAATTTGAGCTAGTCAACAGGGCTAGACAGACAACAAAATCCTATTTTACTAAGTAACAAATGGCCACTCACTCTTGCTCCatttccactgcactccagcctggtgacctagtgagactccatctcaaaaaaaaaaaaaaaaaaaagaaaaaaaaattgggct
This genomic stretch from Homo sapiens chromosome 14, GRCh38.p14 Primary Assembly harbors:
- the ZC2HC1C gene encoding zinc finger C2HC domain-containing protein 1C isoform b (isoform b is encoded by transcript variant 2) is translated as MAGLQRLASHLPVGVMLPHNTTEAPGPHSAKQDSYEQGDSSQQSLKGHLRNNFQKQLLSNKELILDKVYTHPKWNTQTKARSYSYPHCTGISQQDPESDSQGQGNGLFYSSGPQSWYPKANNQDFIPFTKKRVGVDRAFPLKPMVHRKSCSTGEAGTDGDHNVYPRPPEPREFSSRNFGVRNQGNFSVVGTVLAATQAEKAVANFDRTEWVQIRRLEAAGESLEEEIRRKQILLRGKLKKTEEELRRIQTQKEQAKENENGELQKIILPRSRVKG
- the ZC2HC1C gene encoding zinc finger C2HC domain-containing protein 1C isoform X1, translated to MAGLQRLASHLPVGVMLPHNTTEAPGPHSAKQDSYEQGDSSQQSLKGHLRNNFQKQLLSNKELILDKVYTHPKWNTQTKARSYSYPHCTGISQQDPESDSQGQGNGLFYSSGPQSWYPKANNQDFIPFTKKRVGVDRAFPLKPMVHRKSCSTGEAGTDGDHNVYPRPPEPREFSSRNFGVRNQGNFSVVGTVLAATQAEKAVANFDRTEWVQIRRLEAAGESLEEEIRRKQILLRGKLKKTEEELRRIQTQKEQAKENENGELQKIILPRSRVKGNKSNTMYKPIFSPEFEFEEEFSRDRREDETWGRSQQNSGPFQFSDYRIQRLKRERLVASNNKIRDPVSEPSVEKFSPPSETPVGALQGSARNSSLSMAPDSSGSSGSIEEPQLGECSHCGRKFLSFRLERHSNICSRMRGSKRKVFDSSRARAKGTELEQYLNWKGPASAKAEPPQKSNWR
- the ZC2HC1C gene encoding zinc finger C2HC domain-containing protein 1C isoform c (isoform c is encoded by transcript variant 4), which codes for MAGLQRLASHLPVGVMLPHNTTEAPGPHSAKQDSYEQGDSSQQSLKGHLRNNFQKQLLSNKELILDKVYTHPKWNTQTKARSYSYPHCTGISQQDPESDSQGQGNGLFYSSGPQSWYPKANNQDFIPFTKKRVGVDRAFPLKPMVHRKSCSTGEAGTDGDHNVYPRPPEPREFSSRNFGVRNQGNFSVVGTVLAATQAEKAVANFDRTEWVQIRRLEAAGESLEEEIRRKQILLRGKLKKTEEELRRIQTQKEQAKENENGELQKIILPRSRVKGNKSNTMYKPIFSPEFEFEEEFSRDRREDETWGRSQQNSGPFQFSDYRIQRLKRERLVASNNKIRDPVSEPSVEKFSPPSETPVGALQGSARNSSLSMAPDSSGSSGSIEEPQLG